From Aliamphritea hakodatensis:
TGATCGTCAGGCCAACCGCCGTCACCAGCAGTAAAGTATCGATGATGTGCGGTGCAATTTTCACCCAGCGACGCTGTAGCAGGCGGTTATCAGTCAGCATCCAGAAGCCGCGAATCGCGAATGAAATCAGGGTTAGCATGGCACAGGTCATGTGCAGATGTTTTAATAGCATGTACATAGGTCTGTTTGACTCTTAGAATAAGCAGCTCTATATATGGCGTTATGGTATGAGTTTTAGCGCTATATAGAGGTATAATCGGGTTTGTGAGTAATGCTTCGCTTCTTTGACGAAGGCGGTCCATTCTCACTGATTTACTCACCAGAAGCCAGTATGGCGGATTGCAGTTATGACAGAATCGACATCTTCTCAGCCAGTTTTAATCGATAAGTTCGGCCGCCGGGTCGAGTATGTGCGTCTGTCGGTGACTGATCGCTGTGATTTCCGTTGTGTTTACTGCATGTCTGAAGAGATGGAGTTTCTGCCCCGTGAGCAGGTTCTGTCACTGGAAGAAATCTATAATCTGGCGAAAAGTTTTACTGATCTGGGGGTCAATAAGTTGCGTCTGACCGGCGGAGAGCCGCTGGTGCGTAAAGGTGTTCTGGGGTTGATTGAAAAAATGGGTCAATTGCCGGCTGAGTTGTTGATCACCACCAACGGTTCTCAGTTGCCGAAAATGGCGAAAGACCTGAAGCGTTTTGGCGTGGATCGTCTGAATATCAGCCTGGACAGCCTGCAGCGGGATAAATTTCAGCGTCTGACCCGCAGTGACCGTTTGCATCAGGTGCTGGCGGGCATTGATGCGGCCTGTGAAGCCGGGTTTAACGGCATTAAGCTCAATGCCGTGGTGCTCAAAGGGCGTAACGATGATGAGGTGGTCGATCTGGTGGAGTTTGCCCGTGACCGGGAAATCGATATCACCTTTATCGAAGAGATGCCGCTGGGGGCAATTACTGAGCACGACCGTGCTGAGTCATACTGTTCCAGCGACGAAATTCTGGAAATGCTGAACCAGGAATATGATCTGCTTTCCAGTACTGAAAAAACCGGCGGGCCTTCCAAATATTACCGGATGAGCGACAGCCGCAGTAAGATTGGTTTTATTTCACCCCACAGTCATAACTTCTGCGGCGAATGTAACCGGGTACGGGTAACCGTTGAAGGGCGTTTGTTACTGTGTCTGGGGAACGAGCACTCGATGGATCTGCGGGAAGTAATGCGCAGTCATCCGGGTGATAACGAACTCCTTAAGCAGAAGCTGATTGAGTCGATGGATCTGAAGCCGGAACGGCATTATTTTGATCTTGAAGCTGAGCCGCAGATCGTCCGTTTCATGAATATGACCGGCGGCTGATTCAGCCGCGTACCAGTGCCGGAAGTCGTCGCGGTACCGGGCTTTTCTTTACAATTGCACTGCTGGTTTCGGCCAGTTCCACAATATGGTTGAGCTGTTCGTCCAGGTCGCTGATCGAACGTAATACCAGACGAATAATAAAACAGTCTTCACCGGTTACTTTGTCGCACTCAATGCAGGCGGGCATGGCGGTCAGGCGCTTTTCCAACTGATGTAGCTGTCCGGGCAGGGGTTTTACCCTGACGAGAGATGTCAGCGTAAAGCCAAGCTTTTCCAGATTAACCTCGATGGTGTAACGGCTGATCACGCCGTGTTCTTCCAGTCTTTTTATGCGTTCAGTGATGCTGGGTGCAGACATGCCGATCTGGCTGGCCAGTGCGCTGACCGGCAGGCGGGCATTCTCTGCAAGGATGCTGATAATTTCAATATCGATACCATCAGGTGTGAATGTCTTTGAAGATGAAGGCATATCGTGGATTTGTCCGTTAAAAATAAGGTTATGGGCTGATTTTGCCTGTGTTTATTTATAGATGATTTTTCTGTTGGGCGTAAACTGTTTATTCTTTTCAGGCAATGTATTGGGTGGGAGCGATGAACTTAAGCCGCAGGCAAACAGGGATTGCAGAGATGGTTCTGGCGATGGGGCTTTCCGGTACACTGGGATTCTTCGTGGTGGAGGCGGATCTGCCGGTCTGGAATATCGTTTTTTTTCGTTGTGTATTTGCACTTTTCGGGCTGGGGCTTTATTGCTGGTGGCGGGGATTTCTCAGCCCGTGGCCGTTGCGAGGACGTAATCTGCTGTTTGCTTCGCTGGCGGGTGTGGCGCTGGTCGCTAACTGGTTGTTGCTGTTTGGGTCCTACCGGTATGCTTCAATTTCGCTGGCGACCACTGTGTATCATACCCAGCCATTTTTTTTACTGTTACTGGCCCGGGTTCTGTTTGCGGAAACCTTCGATCTGAAAAAACTTCCCTGGTATCTGTTTGCGTTCACCGGATTGTTGCTGATTATAGAGTTTCGCTGGAGCGGGCTGGCTGATTCAGAGCAGTTGCTGGGCTTTCTAATGGCGCTGGGGGCGGCTGTGTTATATGCCCTGACGACGTTGTTAACCCGGCGGGTTGCTGATGTCCGGCCGGAAGTGATCGCGCTGTTGCATGTATTTATTGGTGTTCTGTTGTTGTGGCCGGTACTGAATACCGCTGAGTTACCCGTGTTAGCTGAACAGTGGGGGTATCTGGCGGTGCTGGGGTTGGTGCATACCTGCATGATGTATATCTTTCTGTATTCCGCTTATCAGAAGTTGCCGGTGGCGCTGATTGCCATTCTTGCCTTTCTGTATCCGGCGATAGCCATCATGGTGGATTATCTGGTTTATGATCAGTTGCTAAGTGTTTCTCAGTGGCTGGGTGTGACTGCAATTTTGTTGTCGGCAGCGGCGATGAATGCGAACTGGCCCTCTTTGAAGTGGCGGCAGGTCTGAGAGGCGGATTTTCGGGGAGTTCGGGGCATTTTATGACGAAAGGTTGGTAAAAGAAGAAAGAAATGGACTGAAATCTCTGGCGTCTCGCGGTAAAATAGACTGTTTAAGTTTGTAGTTCGCTGAGGAGCCTTAATGGCCGAGTCTAACACCCCGAATGATCCGTATCAGAATATTCGTCCGTATCATGACAGGGAAGTAAATCTTGTTCTGAATAAACTGATCCGTAACGATGAGTTTATTTCGGCAATTACCCGCTACCAGTTTCCACAGCTGGCATCCTGGCTGGGTTTTCTGCTGAAGCCAGCTATCCGTATTTTTCTGGCACAGAAAACTGATGAAGTTAAAGCCATCGCGGACTTTCAGGGTCTGGTTGCCGGTTATATGG
This genomic window contains:
- the moaA gene encoding GTP 3',8-cyclase MoaA, producing the protein MTESTSSQPVLIDKFGRRVEYVRLSVTDRCDFRCVYCMSEEMEFLPREQVLSLEEIYNLAKSFTDLGVNKLRLTGGEPLVRKGVLGLIEKMGQLPAELLITTNGSQLPKMAKDLKRFGVDRLNISLDSLQRDKFQRLTRSDRLHQVLAGIDAACEAGFNGIKLNAVVLKGRNDDEVVDLVEFARDREIDITFIEEMPLGAITEHDRAESYCSSDEILEMLNQEYDLLSSTEKTGGPSKYYRMSDSRSKIGFISPHSHNFCGECNRVRVTVEGRLLLCLGNEHSMDLREVMRSHPGDNELLKQKLIESMDLKPERHYFDLEAEPQIVRFMNMTGG
- a CDS encoding Lrp/AsnC family transcriptional regulator; translated protein: MPSSSKTFTPDGIDIEIISILAENARLPVSALASQIGMSAPSITERIKRLEEHGVISRYTIEVNLEKLGFTLTSLVRVKPLPGQLHQLEKRLTAMPACIECDKVTGEDCFIIRLVLRSISDLDEQLNHIVELAETSSAIVKKSPVPRRLPALVRG
- a CDS encoding DMT family transporter, coding for MNLSRRQTGIAEMVLAMGLSGTLGFFVVEADLPVWNIVFFRCVFALFGLGLYCWWRGFLSPWPLRGRNLLFASLAGVALVANWLLLFGSYRYASISLATTVYHTQPFFLLLLARVLFAETFDLKKLPWYLFAFTGLLLIIEFRWSGLADSEQLLGFLMALGAAVLYALTTLLTRRVADVRPEVIALLHVFIGVLLLWPVLNTAELPVLAEQWGYLAVLGLVHTCMMYIFLYSAYQKLPVALIAILAFLYPAIAIMVDYLVYDQLLSVSQWLGVTAILLSAAAMNANWPSLKWRQV